acacacacacacacacacacacacacacacacacacacacacacacacacacacgaagatGATACAGATGATAGCCATGTTAAAGTTTTCacctgtgtaaagtcaattgacgatgtgcttttgtgtgtgtgtgcgtgtgtgtgtgtgtgtgtgtgtgtgtgtgtgtgtgtgtgtgtgtgtgtgtgtgtgtgtgtgtgtgtgtgtgtgtgtgtgtgtgtgtgtgtgttagtgactGTCATAGGAGCAGGAAACATGTGGCGATTGGTCGATGACTGCTGCCTCCCTCTGGAGGTGAAGAAATGTTGCATCAAAGCAAAGTCAAGTAAATTGTCACAATTAAAACGCCCCAATTTCAATCTGACAGGAATGTTTTTGCttcaacaaaagaaaaggaaaaaaaacctagAGGCTGAGGTGTTCATCACAGCCACAAAATGAAAGTGTTGGACAGAACAAACACTGACAACTGACATTTAGAGTCAGACTAATagtggaaataaaaaatgtaatgtttatccAGCGGCTGGCACTGGACGAAAGGTCATCATGAGGTATTTTAAACCAAAGGGTTCAACCTCTGTAGAGCAGGAATGGGAAAAGAAAGATCTTTCCATTCAATTTTCCAAATATTCATAGAagaatatgtgtatatatatatataatccaGTCCATGCAAAACATGTCAATTAAAAGTCGTTCTGGTGAGCTTCTGTTCATACATATTCACAAGTCTCACATTTATTGTGTGTCTGACATTTGGAGGTTCCCATCTCATATAATAAACCAGCAAGGGTCACCATCACTAAGGCAGCCACAATGCTCGTCGCCCAGGTGACTAAAGCGGGAGCCAGGATAATGCAGACCAAAACACATACCAATGACTCTCACAGGAAAGCTGCTGGCAAAGTCATTCTTCAAAAAACTGAAGTCAGTGTGGAAAAGCCACTTCGACAGGAAGCACAGTAAGAAGGTGAAAAAGGTTTCAAAGCGAGATGTGGTCAAACTTTTACatccatttttacacagaaggagacTTGTGGATTTTGGGCCCTTATGAAGGGATCCTCCTGTGGTCAGTATGATCAGGAGGAATGACTACAGAAAGGAAAACCTATTTTAATTAGCATTTGAGCACCTTTGTTTTACTTACTAAATTgtaaacctgtcctttaaaatcTTGTCTTTGGCTTGAAGTTGCcttcttattttatttcaacatatatacttttttaaaaaatactttaaacagtataacaacaagaagaaagagaagaaaacagctTGTGCCAAATGTCCTCCTCTGTAGAGCCACCTGTTTTGCTGCAGTGTGTGCAGCTGTTGCTGTGACAACTGTGGACCACGTATTCTTGCACCCTTCTTGTCTTTCTTCAGTCAGTCATGCTGTGGGCTTTGCCcggtttttctctctctgtttcggTGCTCAATGAATACTTAAATAGTGATGGCCCTACTAAACACAAAATGAGGGAATAACCTAACATTATAAACTCCTAAACATGATTAAACCACAAAAGTTTCCACAACAGTTAACTGAACAGTCTACTTACTTCATATCATCTTGACACTCAACAGGTTTACTTGGTTTAAAGTCCTCAATGTGACCAGCTGGAGAGATTGTCTGTTGTGCAGTCTGTCTCTGAACAGATGATagcttaaaatgacatcaaacaATCACAATGAGACTTTAAGAacatttctttcctgttttattacaactttatgCAGTACAAAGATGCAAAGCAACTTATACAATAACAATTTCTTCTCCTCCATCAATTATTGGTCACAATCCTCCTGATCTTCATAGTGACAGATTTGATGGTGCGAGCAACTCCATTCTGTCTCCAGGTGTCCCACAGGATGTGTGTCCTTTGCCCCTGGTTCTgctcttcatcttctggagaGCCGTTGAGGTTTGCCAGGCCGCACTGGTTGAACCACCATCCTGTCTGGTTGTGCTGAGTGCTGCAGCTCTCCACCGTGCGGTTGCCAATGGAGCAGAATGGATTGCAGCCGTCGTTGTCCACATCTGAGGCGCTGAACGGGGCCGTGTCCTGGTTCTGGTCCTGGTCGTAGCCTCGAAAAGCATCACCTGTACACACAACCATGCAGACGTACACATGTTGCATTTATCAAGATTTTAAATTTGTCATTACGGGTGAACTTTTTGTAAGTACTGATTTTTTCAGTCATACCTGCACTGCCTGCATATCTGCCCAGGTGTATACCAAAGAACTGTGTTTCACTGTCCAGGCGGAAATCATCATACGATGCATAAGAGATGACGTCATCATTGGAGACCAGAGCAATGTGAAGTTGGAACCGAGTATCTTTCTGATTTACTATATGAAATACCTTCTTCAGGCCCAGCCAATGCTCTcctatacacaaatacacacacacacacacacacacacacacacatacaaacacacacacacacacacacacacacacacatggtatAAACATGGTTTTGACATGATCTAATCACTGGTAAGTGCAAAATATGAAGCCGAACATCTGTagagtagaaaataaaaagtttgaCATGAATTACAGCTTTCTTGCCACTGTAATATCTGTCCAAAAAATATGAAGCTATAGCCGGTTAGCTTAGGTTAGCACAAAGAACGGAAACGGCGGGAAAGCCCAGCTCTGTCCAAAGAAGACTAGACTGCAAGTAAGTCTGAACCCagcatggtaaaaaaaaaaaacagaacctTCCATAAACCACAacctgtcatttttatttttgtatggatttttaaaaatgttttaaatagctAAATCTACCTTTGGACAAAGCCAGGTTAAGGCTAagcatatttcacattttgtttttattaacctGCAACAATATTGAGGAGACTGGCaacaaaatgagcaaaaagTTGAATTTTTATATCATCAAcatgaatgctgatttttatgcatttttgcaATTTTCTCATGACTGTTGAATAATACAAGTTACAATTTCCCTAAACTGCCTTAGCTTTTTAGAAACAATAGTTCTTCTGCTATGTAATAAACTCAAGATCAAGAtatatttcttcatattttgggtttaaattacatttgtttttcttgataGCCTTGCTAGCACTCTTGAGCTATTTGTTGTATTTAGCATTCCTAAATGCAGCACATTCATAGACCCTCTTCACAACAtattgtcatagcaggaaatgcacagaTGGAACTAAATATATTAATGATAGGTCTAGTCCAGTTAAGGCTATGCAACGCAGCAGTTAATAATGTTTTAGTTGCAGCTGTGTTTGACAAGTCAAGCAGTTTGCGAACCACTAATGTCAGGAATTCAAACATCTTATGGAGAGAAACTTCTTCAGTTAAATTTCCtccaattttgaaaaatatacaacaataatgAAATGATAGATCAACACAAATAATGACACATTGCAGTCACTGTCTGAACTAATCTTGTACAACCTGCAAGGTGTCCAAAGCCGTCAGTGTAATCAGACCAGGGTCGTTTGAAGTCAGTAAGTCCATCTGTCCTCCGTTGGATCACCGTCCATCCACCTCCCATATAATCCATCTCACAGAATACCTGCAGGACATGTTGTATTTGGACTTGTTGATCCATGATTGAGTGACAGactgtgaatgagtgagtgaatcgTGTAAATGTACCTCAAATGAAGAGTCAGTATTCTCTGGGTGGACGATGTAAATACCACTGGGGATCTTAGGGACAACTGACTCAAGGTTGTCTTTGATGTCACTGCAGTCTCGTCCTAATTGAACCAAAAAATCTCTCGTTTGTCAGCAGGAATAAAAGTAACATTCACCAAAGCAG
This Scomber scombrus chromosome 14, fScoSco1.1, whole genome shotgun sequence DNA region includes the following protein-coding sequences:
- the angptl5 gene encoding angiopoietin-related protein 5 — its product is MMWTTTVLLMVLPHLLSSTTTGISTDFNQSVTVSEEFSDPPVKGQKPLGGSKGRETCSIPCDVTVKLLRDEKHSVCGQLQQSLLAFGRSTRKLIRDVMEEQQRALDTLGAQVTELMTKVQTLSSEVQRSNTEMYAVKPVQSHGRDCSDIKDNLESVVPKIPSGIYIVHPENTDSSFEVFCEMDYMGGGWTVIQRRTDGLTDFKRPWSDYTDGFGHLAGEHWLGLKKVFHIVNQKDTRFQLHIALVSNDDVISYASYDDFRLDSETQFFGIHLGRYAGSAGDAFRGYDQDQNQDTAPFSASDVDNDGCNPFCSIGNRTVESCSTQHNQTGWWFNQCGLANLNGSPEDEEQNQGQRTHILWDTWRQNGVARTIKSVTMKIRRIVTNN